GCTATTGAAAAAAATGGCCATGATGTTGTCTTGGTTGAAGCAGATGAAGAAGCATATTTGAAATTAAAAAATCTGAAAAATAAAATAGATCTTGTCTTTAACATTGCTGAAGGGATTTCCGGCGAATCAAGGGAAAGCTACATCCCCTTTATGTGCGAAATGCTCGGCATTCCTTATACAGGCTCTTCTCCTTCTGCATTGGCAATCTGCCTGAACAAAGCAAGGACAAAGGAGATTTTAATGCATTACAATATAGCGACGCCGAAATTCCAGATTTTCAATGGTGAGAATGAAAAGTTAAATGAAAATATAACATATCCCCTTATTCTGAAATTAAAAGACGAGGGCTCAAAAATGGGACTCACAAAAAGCTCTGTTGTTAGGAATGATGCTGAGCTTAAAAAACAATTAACTTATCTTTTTGAAACTTATAACAAGCCAGTGATGGCTGAGGAATTCCTGATAGGAAGAGAATTTACAGTCGGCGTAATAGGGAATGATGATCCGATAACATTCCCGCCAGTGGAGGTAAAATTCAGCGAGCAATTGAAAGAAACTGAAAGGGTTGT
This Candidatus Woesearchaeota archaeon DNA region includes the following protein-coding sequences:
- a CDS encoding D-alanine--D-alanine ligase — translated: MNIALTYNMIRKKILKNRPVDAIAELDSKETIDALKDAIEKNGHDVVLVEADEEAYLKLKNLKNKIDLVFNIAEGISGESRESYIPFMCEMLGIPYTGSSPSALAICLNKARTKEILMHYNIATPKFQIFNGENEKLNENITYPLILKLKDEGSKMGLTKSSVVRNDAELKKQLTYLFETYNKPVMAEEFLIGREFTVGVIGNDDPITFPPVEVKFSEQLKETERVVLFQADDPVVSMIKSVDKNFSNSEKYVDYASVCPAGISKELESRLKETALKAYRTLRCRDWCRIDMRLDKNGKVNVLELNPIAGIDPSYWFPRAAKAAGMEYHQLIGKIIDYASERYKIKRAVMAE